The Nocardia vinacea genome contains the following window.
ACCGTATCGCCCCCGCCCCATCCCTCCACCGCAAGCTTCACGAACTGCTGCCCGATCGGATCGCTGATCTGGGCGCAACCGCTGTAGGCCGCAACCGCCTGGTACAGACCGGGTTTCGCGATCGGCAACTGCAAAACCGATGTGCCCGAGGTGGACAGCCCCGCGATCGCGTTGATGCCGGTGGTACCGAGTTCGGCATCGATCAGCGGCGGCAACTCCTCGGTGAGGAACGTCTTCCATTTGTACAGACCGAGTTTCGGATCCGGCGCACGCCAGTCGGTGTAGTAGCTCCACTTGCCACCCACCGGCTGAACCACATTCACGTCTTTATCGGCAAGGAACTTCAGCACATCGGTGTTCTTCTGCCAGGTCGCACTGTCCTGCCCACCCCCACCACCATTGAGCAGATACAACGTGGGCCGCGGCGTCGACCGATCTGCCGGACGCAGCACCTTCACCATGATGTCTTGCTGCATAGCAGCGGAATACACCCGCAACTGCACCGTGCGATCATCCTCGGCCCACGATCCGGTGATCGACGACGGCGCATCAGCATTCGCGGCCGACGGTACCGCAACCACACCCACAGTGAACATCGCCGCCAGCGCCGCCAGCGCGTGCAGCCAAGGGCAGCAACGTATTTCACCCCTCGATCGGCCCGAATCAGCAACCGACGCAGCCGTCCGTCCGGCGGGACTTCGCTTCATTGTTCACATCCTCCAGAACCCTGGCGTTCGTCGACTCGCACCGTTTGTACTCGTCAGCGGCACAGAAACTGCGCCAACGCTAAAACCGGAGAAGAACGATGTTCCGCAAACATCGGCCGGAACTGGACACCTCACGAATGCGTCCGACACCCCTAGGGATACGACACAACCCGCGATACACGCCACCGTTCTCGGCGTCCGCTGGCACCCTGGCCAGCACAAAGGCCCAACGTTCGGTGTGACAACACCGGTCAGCGTTCCGCTGCCACGTCGACGCGTTCGACACGGCTCGGGCTGTACAGCCCGGCCGCCCACACCGCCACGGCGATGTAGAGCACCTGTTCAGGTATCCGAATCCACAGCGGGGATGCCGGCGCACCGTTGAACGGGATGTCGGATACGGCGGCGTAGATGTTGGCGGGCAGCAGGGTGACGAACAGTGCGGCCAAGCCGATCCCGGCGGGTCGACGGGTTCTGGTGAGGACGAGACCGAGCGCGCCGAGCAGTTCCAGCACACCGGTCAGGTACACCATGAAACTCGGAAATGGCACGAATGGCGGCACCATCGGCAGCAGATCACTGTGGGTGGGAGCGGGTCCGCTCGCGAGGCTGTCGGGAAGGAAATGTGTTGTGCCGGTGAGCACCAGCATCGCCGCGAGCGCATACGCCGCGCACGTCACCCAGTCGGTGAATCGAGTGGCTCCCAGTAGACCCGCCAGGCGCAGCCCGAGCAGCACGATCAGGAGAAAGATCAGGGTTTCCATTTATGTCTCCGCATAGGTGGGTTGGTTCGGTATCGGTCGGTATGCCGGGAGGAATCGGATGATCAGGTAGCCGAGTACGCCGAGCGGCGCGAACAAGATCGTGAACAGCAGCAGTACGCTGATCGGCACGGGATGGATGCCGCGTTCGCGGCTGTCGAAGTAGATCCAGCGGCCCAGAAAAAGATCGAATCCGACGAAGTGCGCCCACGCCGCGGCCGCGCCCGTACTGCCGGCGAGAATTGTTTGCAGCCCAGGCAGGTTCGGGTTGGCAAGAGCGGACAGGAACGGCCCGAACTCCGGTAGCACCAGCGTCGCGTAGATCAGCAGCGGCGGCGCGCATATCAGCGGTGACGCGACGATGGTTGGCGTTCGGCGCCACCGCGGCGCCAGAATCATCAGTGCCCAGAAGGGCACGGCCGGCCAGAAGGTGAGGTCGAATAGCGCACGGGTCATCGAGTCGCTCCGATCGCGGTCAGCGGATCGGGTGACGGATGCGTAAATCGCGGTCGGCGCCGAATGATCATCGTGGCCGATCCGGTTGCAGCAGTGGCGATTACAGCGAGTGCCAACAGTGTCGGTTTGTCCGGATGCACCACGGATTGTCCGCGCAGCGCCTGCCAGGTCAGCACGGCGAGCAGGCCACCGAAGGTTGCTGCCGCGACGGTCACGAGCGCTGCCCTGGATCGGGCCGATCGAAAAGCAGGGATTCGGCGGGCACCGAATTCCAGGGCGATGACGACCAGTGGAAGCAGTTGCACCGCATGCATTCCGAGAAAATGCGGGATGCGTAGGTCACCACCGGTGGTGCTCCAGCCGAGAATCGGCAGGCCCGGTCCGCCGTCGGGCAGGCCGACGGTGTGCGCGCCTTGGATGGCGCTGCCGGTCTCGCGTTGGGCCGGGGTCGGCACCACCATGAGCATCCCCAGCGCCGCGCCGATCAGCGACAGTGCGGCGCCGTAGCGGATCGCGGCGTTGCGTGCCGGATCCGGCGTGGGGTTGCGGAACAGAACCAGCGATACGACCAGCGTCGCGGCCCAGACCACGACTATGGACAGCCCCATGGTGTCCCAGAGCACTGCATTGAGCGGAGTAGTGAAGTTGAAGTGGCTGGTGGTGCCGCGCACGATTTGGGTCACGATGACGGCCAGTTCCACACCGAGACCGACGGCCGCCACCGTGCCCGCCCACCAGGCGATCCGCCGCCAGCGGGTGA
Protein-coding sequences here:
- a CDS encoding alpha/beta hydrolase; its protein translation is MFTVGVVAVPSAANADAPSSITGSWAEDDRTVQLRVYSAAMQQDIMVKVLRPADRSTPRPTLYLLNGGGGGQDSATWQKNTDVLKFLADKDVNVVQPVGGKWSYYTDWRAPDPKLGLYKWKTFLTEELPPLIDAELGTTGINAIAGLSTSGTSVLQLPIAKPGLYQAVAAYSGCAQISDPIGQQFVKLAVEGWGGGDTVNMYGPPNDPMWAANDPYLHAEQLRGIHLFISTGTGVPGMYDRYNGSHMQPGPRGFFNQLVIGGVIESAVNWCTQNLRTELDRLGIPATYDFQPTGTHSWGYWQEALKTSWPVLAAGLGIPS
- a CDS encoding ABA4-like family protein, which translates into the protein MTRALFDLTFWPAVPFWALMILAPRWRRTPTIVASPLICAPPLLIYATLVLPEFGPFLSALANPNLPGLQTILAGSTGAAAAWAHFVGFDLFLGRWIYFDSRERGIHPVPISVLLLFTILFAPLGVLGYLIIRFLPAYRPIPNQPTYAET